One segment of Halalkalicoccus tibetensis DNA contains the following:
- a CDS encoding coenzyme F420-0:L-glutamate ligase, with translation MQLRPVSGLPEIRPGDDLASLLAERIDPGPDSVLCLASTVLSKAEGRFAALEEFPAGPRAREIAARLEERTGEEKDPRFAQAVLEESTELLMESPFLLTETRFGHICVNAGIDRSNTGGEDLLLLPKHPSESAARLSEALSVPVIVTDTCGRPFRHGQRGVAIGWAGMPASRDWRGEHDRDGRELGVTVENVIDELAAAANLVAGEGDGGVPAVLVEGFEFGGMAGSDEHFREVEDDYVRQALRGWSHE, from the coding sequence ATGCAGCTTCGACCCGTCTCCGGGCTCCCGGAGATCCGGCCCGGCGACGACCTTGCCTCGCTTCTCGCCGAGCGGATCGACCCCGGGCCCGACTCCGTTCTCTGTCTCGCGAGCACCGTCCTCTCGAAGGCCGAAGGGCGGTTCGCCGCCCTCGAGGAGTTCCCCGCCGGCCCGCGCGCCCGCGAGATCGCCGCCCGTCTCGAGGAGCGTACCGGCGAGGAGAAGGACCCCCGATTCGCCCAAGCCGTCCTGGAGGAGAGCACGGAGCTCCTCATGGAGTCGCCGTTCCTGCTCACCGAGACCCGCTTCGGCCATATCTGTGTGAACGCCGGGATCGACCGCTCGAACACCGGCGGCGAGGACCTCCTCCTGCTTCCCAAACACCCCTCCGAGAGCGCCGCCCGCCTCAGCGAGGCCCTCTCCGTGCCGGTGATCGTCACCGACACCTGCGGGCGCCCCTTCCGCCACGGTCAGCGTGGGGTCGCGATCGGCTGGGCGGGCATGCCCGCGAGCCGCGACTGGCGCGGCGAGCACGACCGCGACGGCCGCGAGCTCGGGGTCACGGTGGAGAACGTGATCGACGAGCTGGCGGCCGCGGCGAACCTCGTCGCCGGCGAGGGCGATGGAGGAGTGCCCGCCGTCCTCGTCGAGGGCTTCGAGTTCGGCGGGATGGCGGGCAGCGACGAACACTTCCGCGAGGTCGAGGACGACTACGTCCGCCAGGCTCTTCGGGGGTGGAGTCATGAGTGA